The genomic window TTTATTATTTGCACTAATTCTTTTATGTCTGTCCTATATCTTAATTGTTCTAATAATATGCTAAATATGTTTTTTATAATTTCTGTTTTATCTTCTTTCTTTATTTGTTTTACTGTTCTTTTAATTTTATCTATTATCTTGTCTAAATCTTTATATTTTTTAGTTTCTATTATGAAGTGTGGTTTGTTTTTATAGATCTCATAGACTCTCTTAATTTCTTTTTTAACACAGTCTTCTTGATATCCCATTTTTTCTAAATTAATTTCTACTTCATTGAGTATTTCCTTAAGCCTTTCTTGTTTTGTGTTGAGATTATTGCCCTCTTTTCCAATATTTCTTATTATTTTACTATAACCACTATTTTTAAACTTTTTGCATAAATATGCAGGGTTTTTAGCGTTCTTAGTTATTATAACGGATAACCTTCCTTCTATTATATTATTGGGTGTACACATAAGATCATTTTCGATACGTTTTAGGTTCCTTAGGTGATTGATTTTATGTTCATTTGGTATTTGCATTTCTAAAATTAAAGAAGGTAATTTTGTTCTAAAATTACACTTTTCTATGTAATTTTCTATTTTCTTTTTATTATTATTTATACTAGTAAAACATTCCCTTTTTTCTACACTACTATTTTTATTTAAGGTTTTTACATTATGTTTTTTAATACGTATT from Borrelia sp. A-FGy1 includes these protein-coding regions:
- a CDS encoding plasmid maintenance protein; protein product: MDTKTNKLKKYQNKYQHKLIVLISTLSFMNEQYKKYNQSNILYYYNNNLKRNGQHLVKIKTLQNYLYKLEKIFKVTINYYKHLGKNFGTEVYYTLKYPKKKCHYEINKHFKIKKENKFQIRIKKHNVKTLNKNSSVEKRECFTSINNNKKKIENYIEKCNFRTKLPSLILEMQIPNEHKINHLRNLKRIENDLMCTPNNIIEGRLSVIITKNAKNPAYLCKKFKNSGYSKIIRNIGKEGNNLNTKQERLKEILNEVEINLEKMGYQEDCVKKEIKRVYEIYKNKPHFIIETKKYKDLDKIIDKIKRTVKQIKKEDKTEIIKNIFSILLEQLRYRTDIKELVQIIKQYLNDKQNLSYKYITNNKYYYDLLNIIESKNRFKRKKFA